The Sediminispirochaeta bajacaliforniensis DSM 16054 nucleotide sequence TTGCCGCATCTTTTTCCACGGTGACCGTAAGCTTTACCGCAGAGTTTTCAAGATGCTGCACTTCTTTATTTGCGATCATTCCCTAACCTCTCTATCGTCGTATTTGTTGAATATACACAAAATCCCTCTTTTAGCAAACCGCCACGGGAGGGAGGAATAAAAAAAGGCGACCCGGAATGGCTCCAGATCGCCTTGGAAAAGAGCGAGAGACGGGAATTGAACCCGCGACATCCACCTTGGCAAGGTGGAGCTCTACCGCTGAGCTACTCTCGCCGGAAATTGATTCTTGCCCCTTTCTTTGCGAGAGAAGGGACTTGAACCCTTACGCCTTTCGGCACCAGATCCTAAGTCTGGCGTGTCTGCCAATTTCACCACTCTCGCAGTGATTAACACGAAACGCCCTTCTTCGTCAAGAGCACATTTCGAATTGAGCCGTGAAGGGATCGAACCTTCGACCCGCAGATTAAGAGTCTGCTGCTCTCCCAGCTGAGCTAACGGCCCAATGATTAAACTGTAATACGTCCGGCAGGATTCGAACCTGCGACCTACGGATTCGAAGTCCGGCGCTCTATCCAGCTGAGCTACGGACGCATATCGCGTAGGGTGGGTAACGGGATTTGAACCCGCAACAACCAGAACCACAATCTGGCGCTCTACCGTTGAACTATACCCACCGTGAATTGTGCAGGAGGAAATCTGCATCATTTCACGCTTTTTGTCAATACCGCTCAACGTTTCGGTCAGACAAGATCCGATTGGTGGGAACATCATAAATGATTTGGAGAAAATGTCAACCCGCCGACGCTTCTGTTTTACCTGTGGAATTTCAAAAGTGCGAGCTTTCTTCGCCAGGGAATGGGATGACCTGCGAGAATCGTTGTAAGACGTTTTTCCGTTTCCCTGATGTCCGCCAAATTCAGTTGGGAGATGCATGCTCCGTATCCGCCTTCGGTGGATGGGGAAAGCCAGCGTTTGAGTTCTCTGCTTCCTATGGTGCGCTCCTCCTCAAGGGGAAAAAAGCGGGGGGTGTCGACCTGAAAACCCGCCGCAGCGGCATGGTCCGTGAGACTCTTCTCATCCCAGGAGGTTGCATCATTCGTCCCTGTTTCATATATGCTCTCTTCCGCCTTTTCCAAAAGTTCGATCAGCGATCGTTCTTGAGGTGCGATGCTTACAACGGCATCGGAGAGTCTCATTCCGTATTTGGGAATGGTCTCGGCGACGACGAATCGGCCTTTCGGCTTTAGGACGGAAAAGATGGTTTCCATTTCCCTGGGATGCTCACTTTCCGGGAGCCTGAGAAAGTGGTTTCTTCCTATCACCACCTCAAAGGAGATCTCCTCCGGAATCCCTTTCCTCAGCGGCTCGGATCCCGCGATAAAAAGCGAGGGACGACCGGGATCGTCCAGGGTGGATGCATAGCCTTCCAGCCGTTGGAGCGCCTCCCGACTCCTGAGCGCTCCCCAAACCCCGCCTTCGGGGCTCTTTCTGCACGCCTCCCAGAGCAGCAATCCGTCGTCGGCCCGAAGGTCGAGGACCAGTTCATGACGAGCCGGTTTTGCTTCGTCGAAGATAGCCTTTCTGAGCATCATAAGGTTTTCCGAGGCATTGTCGGCCAGGCGTGCAAGCCATCGTGCCTCTTTCCCGCCGGGTTTACCGAAGCTGAGAATTTCGCCGGGATCCTCCATCTGGCCCAAAGCCAGCTGTGCCTCCCGTCTTCTGGTCACCTGGTCTCTGACCCGCTCCTCATAGCCTTGAGACGATGGGCGGTAGAAGAGGCGGCCTCGCATCTGCTCGGGGAGATAGTGCTGGGCAACCCAGTGGTCCCGATACGCATGGGGATAGAGGTAGCCTTCGCCGTGGCCGAAACCCTCCTTGTCGCGGTTGGCGTCCCGAAGATGGTTCGGCACCTCGCTTTTGGTATCCTCTTCCACCGCCTTAAGGGCATCGAAAAAGGCGAGGGAACTGTTCGATTTTGGAGCGGTGGCAAGGTAGAGCACCGCGTGGGTGAGGTGGAATCGTCCCTCCGGCATGCCGACCCTGTCGAAGGCTGCGGCCGCCGACTCTACCACACCGAGGGCATGGGGATCGGCAAGGCCGATATCTTCACAGGCGCTGATCAGCATCCTTCGGAAGATAAACCTCGGATCCTCACCGGCCCGGACCATTCGTGCCATCCAGTAGAGGGCCGCGTCGGGATCGCTGCCCCGAATCGATTTTATAAAGGCACTTGCCACATCGAAATGATAATCACCGTCTTTGTCATAGAGTACCACCTTTTGCTGGATGCTCTCTTCGGCCGCATTGGTGGAAACGAAGAGCTCCGTTCCCTCCGGCGGCGGGAAAGAATCGACACTGGTCTCCACCGCAAGCTCCAAGGCTCCAAGCAGGCTTCGGGCATCCCCTGAAGCCACAGCAATGAGGTGCTCCAGGGCACCCTCCTCGAAACGTACCATCCACTTGCCGTATCCCCTTTCCCGGTCGTTAAGGGCCTGGTGGGCCACCGCATACAAATCATCTTTACGCAAGGGCTTGAGCTGAAAGATTCGACTACGACTGACCAGGGCCGGATTGACCTCGAAAAAGGGGTTTTCCGTGGTTGCGCCGATGAGAATCACCGTACCGTTTTCCACCCAGGGAAGCAGAGCATCCTGCTGTGCCTTGTTCCACCTGTGTACCTCGTCCACGAAAAGGATGGTCCGCTTGTCGTAAAGTTCTTTGCGTTCTTTTGCCGAGGAGATAGATTGACGAAGCTCTTTTACCCCGGAGAGTACGGCGTTCAGGGTATCGAAGGCGCTTTTCGTCGTTCCTGCGATTACCCGTGCCAAGGCGGTCTTTCCACAGCCCGGAGGTCCGTAGAAGATGAGACTGGAGAGCCTGTCCGCCTGAATGACCCGTCTCAGAAGCCTGCCGGGACCGACGATGTGAGACTGCCCGATGTATTCGTCGAGGTTTCGGGGACTCATCCGGTAGGCGAGGGGGGCTTTTTCGTTCGATTCGGCAGCACTGAAAAGTTCCATGGCCAGGAGTATACACAATTGAACCCCTTTTTTACAGAATACTTACCAATGCTTGATCAATTTTCTGCATGCTTTGTCCAAAGGAGTGTGTATACCATGACCTGCACAAGTAAACGGCATAATTCAATCGCCATTTTCATTCTCGAAGGGGAGATGGATCTCTATTCGGCATCGATTCTGAAGACGGAATTTGACAAACAGCGAATAGCGGGTTTTCGCCGTTTCCTTATCGATTGCGGGGAGCTGAGTTATATCGATTCCAGCGGGGTGGGGGTGCTTATTTCGGTCTTCACCACCGCTCACCGTATGAAGGCACCGCTTTTCTTGTGCGGTATCCACGGAACGGTACGATCGGTTATCGAATATACCAAGCTTACCGGCTTCCTTCCCATGGTCGAAGTGCGGGAAGAGGCTTTGTCTCTGCTTGCCGCCTCCGGTACCGACAGTGAAAAACAGGAGGGCCATGACGAGAAAT carries:
- a CDS encoding AAA family ATPase, yielding MELFSAAESNEKAPLAYRMSPRNLDEYIGQSHIVGPGRLLRRVIQADRLSSLIFYGPPGCGKTALARVIAGTTKSAFDTLNAVLSGVKELRQSISSAKERKELYDKRTILFVDEVHRWNKAQQDALLPWVENGTVILIGATTENPFFEVNPALVSRSRIFQLKPLRKDDLYAVAHQALNDRERGYGKWMVRFEEGALEHLIAVASGDARSLLGALELAVETSVDSFPPPEGTELFVSTNAAEESIQQKVVLYDKDGDYHFDVASAFIKSIRGSDPDAALYWMARMVRAGEDPRFIFRRMLISACEDIGLADPHALGVVESAAAAFDRVGMPEGRFHLTHAVLYLATAPKSNSSLAFFDALKAVEEDTKSEVPNHLRDANRDKEGFGHGEGYLYPHAYRDHWVAQHYLPEQMRGRLFYRPSSQGYEERVRDQVTRRREAQLALGQMEDPGEILSFGKPGGKEARWLARLADNASENLMMLRKAIFDEAKPARHELVLDLRADDGLLLWEACRKSPEGGVWGALRSREALQRLEGYASTLDDPGRPSLFIAGSEPLRKGIPEEISFEVVIGRNHFLRLPESEHPREMETIFSVLKPKGRFVVAETIPKYGMRLSDAVVSIAPQERSLIELLEKAEESIYETGTNDATSWDEKSLTDHAAAAGFQVDTPRFFPLEEERTIGSRELKRWLSPSTEGGYGACISQLNLADIRETEKRLTTILAGHPIPWRRKLALLKFHR